One stretch of Tepidibacter hydrothermalis DNA includes these proteins:
- a CDS encoding helix-turn-helix domain-containing protein yields MCYRILMKRERKRKNLTQEQLAISLNVSQSDMSEWEAGKREIPIDIKKKIPDILDSSRLRLEIVNELDADLIVTPYYSGIKSDLIRLIAKNIEEEEESIKAQKELFNIVLENMTGKEYTKEQIEKISDLMEQIADPVGWKRMLLVGVEEEIGIPIKSINKRIQKKVISKSYTRIGGRH; encoded by the coding sequence ATGTGCTATAGGATTCTAATGAAAAGAGAAAGAAAAAGAAAGAACTTAACACAAGAACAATTAGCAATTTCATTGAATGTGTCTCAATCAGATATGTCAGAGTGGGAAGCAGGTAAAAGAGAAATCCCAATAGATATAAAAAAGAAGATACCTGACATATTGGATAGCAGTAGATTAAGACTTGAAATTGTAAATGAACTTGATGCAGATTTAATTGTTACACCATATTATTCAGGAATTAAAAGTGACCTAATAAGACTTATAGCAAAGAATATTGAAGAGGAAGAAGAATCTATTAAAGCACAAAAGGAACTATTTAACATAGTACTGGAAAACATGACAGGTAAGGAATACACCAAAGAACAAATCGAAAAGATAAGTGATTTGATGGAACAAATAGCAGATCCAGTTGGATGGAAGAGAATGCTCTTGGTAGGAGTTGAAGAAGAAATAGGAATTCCTATTAAAAGTATAAACAAACGAATTCAGAAAAAGGTAATTTCTAAGTCATACACCCGAATAGGAGGAAGACATTAA
- a CDS encoding 4-alpha-glucanotransferase, producing the protein MAAKSKKEFTVTVNYPTKENQEEFDNRAARAVAKILYTSLPSDTIDEIIELYKERKLQSV; encoded by the coding sequence ATGGCTGCAAAATCAAAAAAAGAGTTTACAGTTACAGTAAATTATCCAACAAAAGAAAATCAAGAAGAATTTGATAACAGAGCTGCTAGAGCTGTAGCCAAAATATTATATACTTCACTTCCTTCAGATACGATTGATGAAATTATTGAATTGTACAAAGAGAGAAAACTACAGTCAGTATAA
- a CDS encoding helix-turn-helix transcriptional regulator, whose protein sequence is MKWTNRPIEKQIKLHKEVRTIETLAPIRNNMQKYRTYKRLNQDELAKELGVTRAYISKLERQHFTPGTKLMKKICEFFEVSLGDMFYLE, encoded by the coding sequence ATGAAATGGACGAATCGTCCAATAGAAAAGCAAATAAAGCTTCATAAAGAGGTGAGAACAATAGAAACTTTAGCACCAATAAGAAATAACATGCAGAAGTACAGAACCTATAAAAGACTAAATCAAGACGAACTAGCAAAAGAACTAGGAGTAACAAGAGCTTACATATCAAAACTTGAAAGACAACATTTTACTCCTGGAACTAAGCTAATGAAAAAGATATGTGAATTCTTTGAAGTTAGCTTAGGAGATATGTTCTATCTGGAGTAA
- a CDS encoding helix-turn-helix transcriptional regulator translates to MRIKLKELRKKSGLKVAQISCQLNISSSFYYKIERGIRNPNINLAKKISDLFNEPVEELFFNNEMDESSNRKANKAS, encoded by the coding sequence ATGAGAATAAAATTAAAGGAACTAAGAAAAAAATCAGGATTAAAAGTAGCCCAAATATCTTGCCAATTAAATATATCTAGTTCTTTTTATTATAAAATAGAAAGAGGTATACGAAATCCTAATATAAATTTAGCAAAAAAGATTTCGGATTTGTTCAATGAACCAGTAGAGGAACTTTTTTTTAATAATGAAATGGACGAATCGTCCAATAGAAAAGCAAATAAAGCTTCATAA
- a CDS encoding helix-turn-helix domain-containing protein: MDFGDRLKNLRENNNLSREDLSKSLNISYSAVAKYETNVRFPDKDTLNKIADYFDCSLDYLLGRTNNPKGSIKPEGNLHKDNTEYKAYDEIFQRLRERLEEEGIVEKDQPVSKEIIEMLLKFGSGAAIEILKARNKEDM; this comes from the coding sequence ATGGATTTTGGAGATAGACTTAAGAATTTAAGAGAAAATAATAATTTATCTAGAGAAGATTTATCTAAAAGCTTAAATATTTCTTACTCTGCTGTGGCTAAGTATGAAACTAATGTAAGATTTCCAGATAAAGATACATTAAATAAAATCGCAGATTATTTTGATTGTTCTTTAGATTATCTTTTAGGAAGAACTAATAATCCTAAAGGATCTATTAAACCTGAAGGTAATTTACATAAAGATAATACAGAGTATAAAGCTTATGATGAAATCTTTCAAAGGCTACGCGAAAGACTTGAAGAAGAAGGCATAGTTGAAAAAGATCAACCTGTAAGTAAAGAGATTATAGAAATGTTACTTAAATTTGGATCTGGAGCTGCTATAGAAATATTAAAGGCGAGAAATAAAGAAGATATGTAA
- a CDS encoding AAA family ATPase → MNKFMLRKINYYGQNYYFESPQFTNGLNLITGDNGSGKSTLSDLIYYSLGGTVKQFNPKESEVHKQIIDDKNNFVECYVDINNVSYKFVRKFNSDESNIIIVENIKTQQSDSYYLNRNSEKFIFSDWLLDKLEIPKLKLYQGSKSFILGFNHLMRLLYHHQLSDSYYIHKQPDGKSNYINDSLDIRKTIFEVLTSNASIEYYDSINKLKVLEYKILSKKNLVDAIITTNREINKEFGKSNSKFVQQELDELTAQKNAYEEMLESYEIRIRKNYDEDIENIKIGILKTQEKINKNQDSLNILTKELDEFYTLHKVQQTEIKNIERIILSSEYLGIFTPDKCPICSKEIDRKIGKCICGTNLDERVYQNFFYTQKDHNNILSTKKVAIRTTEDAIRFNKNEILNIEERLNSLNKIMSIKRKELLKLVSNTPEEQLFSKIRSLNKSILELEKKIESKRVILDMLRKYELEYKALKELEEKYNDLFLSNKTHETKHQAKMQKIIRLFSEVYQSFLINTDKEIINAKIDSDYLPIINEGYYKNTASKVHRRLFYYMSLLKLSISGDIPHPKFMLVDTPQNFGIDAEALKIIFTEIEKFCIEYYKEDFQIILTIKSDFVNHLEDINPIYNIDDKLLIPTNE, encoded by the coding sequence ATGAATAAATTTATGTTAAGAAAGATAAATTATTATGGTCAAAATTACTATTTTGAAAGTCCTCAATTTACAAATGGACTAAATTTGATTACTGGAGATAATGGGTCAGGAAAATCTACACTATCAGATTTGATATATTACTCTCTAGGTGGAACTGTTAAACAGTTTAATCCAAAAGAATCAGAAGTACACAAACAAATTATAGATGATAAAAATAATTTCGTAGAATGTTATGTTGATATCAATAATGTATCTTATAAATTTGTAAGGAAGTTTAATTCAGACGAAAGTAATATTATTATTGTTGAAAATATTAAGACACAACAATCAGATTCGTATTATCTTAATAGAAATTCAGAAAAATTCATTTTTTCTGATTGGTTATTAGATAAGTTAGAGATTCCAAAACTAAAACTCTATCAGGGAAGTAAATCTTTTATTTTGGGATTTAACCATCTTATGCGATTACTATATCATCATCAGTTATCGGATAGTTATTACATTCATAAACAACCTGATGGAAAAAGTAATTATATTAACGATTCGCTTGATATTAGAAAGACGATTTTTGAGGTTTTAACAAGTAATGCTTCTATTGAATACTATGATTCAATAAATAAATTGAAAGTTTTGGAGTATAAAATTCTTTCAAAGAAAAATCTCGTTGATGCAATAATTACAACAAACAGAGAAATAAATAAAGAATTTGGAAAATCAAACTCTAAATTTGTTCAACAAGAGTTAGATGAATTAACAGCTCAGAAAAATGCTTATGAGGAAATGCTAGAAAGTTATGAGATTAGAATTAGAAAAAATTATGATGAAGATATTGAAAATATAAAAATAGGTATTTTAAAAACTCAAGAAAAAATAAATAAAAATCAAGACTCTCTAAATATACTAACTAAAGAGTTAGATGAATTTTATACCTTACATAAGGTTCAACAAACTGAAATTAAAAATATTGAAAGAATTATATTATCTAGTGAATATTTAGGTATATTCACTCCGGATAAATGTCCAATATGTAGTAAAGAAATTGATAGAAAAATAGGAAAATGTATATGTGGAACTAATTTAGATGAGCGTGTTTATCAAAATTTTTTTTATACTCAAAAAGATCATAACAATATTTTAAGTACAAAAAAGGTTGCAATACGTACTACTGAAGATGCGATACGATTTAATAAAAATGAGATACTTAATATTGAAGAACGCTTGAATTCTTTAAATAAAATAATGTCAATTAAAAGAAAGGAATTATTAAAATTAGTTTCAAATACTCCTGAAGAGCAATTATTTAGCAAAATAAGATCATTAAATAAATCTATTCTGGAGCTGGAAAAAAAGATTGAATCTAAGCGAGTGATTTTAGATATGCTTAGAAAGTATGAATTAGAATATAAAGCTTTAAAAGAATTAGAAGAGAAATATAATGACTTATTTTTAAGTAATAAAACTCATGAAACTAAGCATCAAGCTAAAATGCAAAAAATAATCAGATTATTTAGTGAAGTATATCAATCGTTTTTAATTAATACAGACAAAGAAATCATAAATGCAAAGATAGACAGTGATTATTTACCTATCATTAATGAAGGTTACTATAAAAATACTGCATCAAAAGTTCATAGAAGATTATTTTACTATATGTCGTTATTAAAGCTATCTATATCAGGAGATATTCCTCATCCTAAATTTATGCTTGTTGATACACCACAAAATTTTGGAATAGATGCTGAGGCATTGAAAATAATATTTACTGAAATTGAAAAATTTTGTATTGAATATTATAAAGAAGATTTCCAAATAATTCTTACAATTAAAAGTGATTTTGTTAATCATCTAGAGGATATAAACCCAATATATAATATTGATGATAAATTACTAATTCCTACAAATGAATAA
- a CDS encoding HEPN domain-containing protein, translated as MDIIKSLYKKMFYDFKKYHLESLKNRIYQNSNRVYKEISIPIEISGGRYSSHNIKSKGNCYIDLKLLQNLIVFEIYNFQNKSLLENLFEKLIESEVYCFSDKDFEYSFNNRKQPSIIYNLIASFFLRALEIEQFTYKMDDKYFEIVFNELKIILENQNIEYSIFVNLYGVEGTLEEFNVGDIYIKKATKKIADMFCYHYNSEMDLCDEMYEGEYYIEIKRTIDKNNWMNEFNQEEKKSINKAFELIAMSGDGNIEKGKILRVSNDWSIIRTSRIMHFYRDMNSVGNRNNYMFKLDGNVKKNIEENYEYFYGKHSNIKNENCINTAKKRLMKAKVENNINDRVVELALALEYSIITERGGISKALREKSAVLYHYNNLTEFRNTKDVIFRFYDMRGKVVHGKEEIIINDENIRLINKAENIIRSNILLLIKLNKYHSIQEIDSKIKALSSNRPKKSLSKIL; from the coding sequence ATGGATATTATTAAAAGTTTATACAAAAAAATGTTCTATGATTTTAAAAAGTATCATTTAGAATCTCTGAAAAATAGAATTTATCAAAATAGTAATAGGGTATATAAAGAAATTTCAATACCAATAGAAATTAGTGGAGGTAGATATTCAAGTCATAACATAAAATCAAAAGGTAATTGCTACATAGATTTAAAATTGCTACAGAACCTAATAGTTTTTGAAATATATAATTTTCAGAATAAAAGTTTATTAGAAAATTTGTTTGAAAAGCTAATTGAAAGTGAGGTTTATTGTTTTAGTGATAAAGATTTTGAATATAGCTTTAATAACCGTAAACAACCATCAATTATATATAATTTAATAGCAAGTTTTTTTTTAAGAGCACTTGAAATAGAACAATTTACTTACAAAATGGATGATAAGTATTTTGAAATAGTATTTAATGAACTTAAAATAATACTAGAAAATCAAAACATAGAATATAGTATTTTTGTAAATTTATATGGAGTAGAAGGAACACTAGAAGAATTTAATGTTGGGGATATTTATATAAAAAAGGCTACAAAAAAAATAGCTGATATGTTTTGTTATCATTATAATTCTGAAATGGATCTTTGCGATGAGATGTACGAAGGAGAATACTATATAGAAATAAAAAGAACTATTGATAAAAACAACTGGATGAATGAATTCAATCAAGAAGAAAAAAAATCGATTAATAAGGCTTTTGAATTAATAGCAATGTCCGGAGATGGGAATATAGAAAAAGGTAAAATACTTAGAGTAAGTAATGATTGGTCTATAATTAGGACTTCAAGAATTATGCACTTTTATAGAGATATGAATTCTGTAGGTAATAGAAATAATTATATGTTTAAGCTAGATGGAAATGTTAAGAAAAATATTGAAGAAAATTATGAGTATTTTTATGGAAAACATAGTAATATCAAAAATGAGAATTGCATAAATACTGCTAAAAAAAGACTTATGAAGGCTAAAGTAGAAAATAATATAAATGATAGGGTAGTAGAGTTAGCACTTGCCCTTGAATATTCTATTATAACAGAGCGTGGGGGAATATCAAAAGCATTAAGAGAAAAATCTGCGGTTTTGTATCATTACAATAATCTAACTGAATTTAGAAATACAAAGGATGTGATTTTTAGGTTTTATGATATGAGAGGCAAAGTTGTTCACGGTAAAGAAGAAATCATAATAAATGATGAAAATATTAGATTGATAAATAAAGCTGAGAATATTATAAGGTCAAATATTTTGCTTTTAATAAAGTTGAATAAATATCATTCAATTCAAGAAATAGATAGTAAAATAAAAGCTTTGTCTAGCAATAGACCAAAAAAAAGTTTATCAAAAATATTATAG